aaaaactatactttctacaaaaaaataaaaaaagaagaatattctgtccaactacaagcaacagcacacataaatacaatagagggtaacactttagaataaggttccattagttaatgttagttaactactttcgttaacatgaactaagcaagaacaatccttctacagcatttataagtcttagttcatgttaatttcaacatttactaatgcattatttaaatcaaaagttgtgcttgttaacattagttaatgcactgtgaattaccatgaacttacaatgaataactgtattttcattaactaacattaacgaagatgaataaatacagtaataaatgtattattcattgtttgttcatgttaattaatacattaactaacattaactaatggaaccttattctaaagtgttacccaatagaGTAATGATACAAACAATAAACTGTGattttcagttgttgttttttttttttttttgggcaggTCGAGCATAAGTTTTTAGGTAAAGAATtgtaataaagtaatcaaatgtaaaacagcattgcatattggactatataaattaaagataattctttattaaagttataaaagctttttaattaagagcagtgagtgatttctttgttgttgctgtttctattaatataaagactaacaatagaaaacatatattaaccatattacagatgctttggatTTAAGTTGAACCACGGTCCCAGCGCGTGGTGAACCAAACGGTACGcgtttttttcagcgaaccgtgccacccctactagttatatttatatagtcaatacttaagaaaaaataaaataaaaaaagatgttattttatgtaatgtaatatttactttacttccatgttataaatgtaaaatcactgtaaatttaatttgattcGGACACCAAAATGGTGATGTCTCGTCTTTTGACCCAGATAGATTGCTGTTTCTAAATTAAACAACAGTCTCAGCCTTTTTTTAACGAGTATGCAAATATGTGAATAAACAGAACAATCGAATGCATAAACATTAAAAGAGTGTTTCtttgaaataataaacaaaactaaatcTGTGATCTGCACAACTTCCTTAACaacccacacttctgttttagaTCTCCTTTTTACCCTTTCATTAGTTTCTAATTATCAATGATAGCAAAATAACACATTAGCATTGCTGTTCAGAGCTTAGATGCTACAGTATATTTGCTCATTAAAATCCCATTTTCATATGTCCTAAATATAGCAAAGTGCCATCTAAAAAGTACAGCAGAAAATTGGAAGTCATGAAACTTCCGCCATAACTAATTATATTGTGTTATAAATTGCATAACAGCCCTCTCCATCACGTCCCATCCTACTAAAAACCAGATGCCATGCTGTATAAGTAGAAACTGGTCAAGTTAGCTAAGCTCTGGTCTGACAGGTTTCACAGGCTATGTCCTCCCTTCTCCATACTCTCAGGCTTCCGTTTATATGTTCTATGAGCGCACACTCTGATTCATCTGCTATTTGGATGACAATTCCAGTTCCTGTTTCTCATTTGCCCAGTTAGTGCTGTCCACCCCTTTTTGCTATCAACTTGCTGTCTTCATATTTCGTCCATGGTAGGCCTAAGCCTGCTATCAGACGATCAAGAGCTCGTCAGGGGGCCCACCAGAGGCATAAGCTGTCTCCTGTCATAGCAGAGACACCTTTCCTCTCACAGTCTTACAGATCCGTCTGTGCAAAGATGCACTGAACATTTCCTGCTACTGTTCAACACCTTTCCACCATCTGCAAAATTCACAGAATCAATGGATCTGGTGAGATGAGCACCTCAGCTTTTCACACATTTTAATGTGACTTCTTAGAACGTTTATGAAGTGGGCTGAgtgtaaaagtttggggttgaatcgctcaaaaaaaaaaaaaaaaaaaaactaatcaaattAACATTCGCCCTGTAATCGCATTCCTCCACACTTGATTAAGTTTATAGACGATCTGTCACTCCCTGGCTCCCCTTTTGCATATTTCATAATTACTATCAGCCAcacagtttttaatttatttctttaagaaAACACAGCAGGTTAAACAGGGCTTGGTAAAGAATTGATTCCTTCATTTTTACCAAAAAAGGATGTACGATGCTGCTCCCAGGAACTCTACACGGTCCTCACATTGTTTACAGTGTTGTGTAGTTGGATGAGACCTCGGAAGAGACACTTTTTCCCattagaaaaagttattttacaataattgttCTCTGCTCAAGGTAATCTGTACATTTCTTGGCCCTGCTTCCTTTCTGTGGTGTTCACTGAGAAGAAATTGTGTCCCCTTCACCTATCTAAACTGCCTGAGTTTTGAAGCTCCTTCACAGGGACAGTGTGTACTCGAGCGATTCACCGAAAGAAGATTAGCTGAGCTTCACAatgaattcaaatttaaatttgaCAGACATGTTCAAACaaagacagaagcagctgtttacctgtgattgtgattcaGAGCCATCTGTAATGACACAAAAACTCAGGCTGTTATCCAAACTGACTCTCAGCTCATTCAAACAGTcacatttctatttcttatttatcTAAGGTGAAAACAGGTTGTAAGATTAAATCCACTTTATGAAACTGGATTTTTAGTAATTGCCATCCAAAGTATTATCAATCAGAAATTATTTCCAATTATGCTTTCATATTTTATAAACCCCAAGAGAAATTTGGACTTTCTATCTCAACACCTGTATAGCTGACACTTGACAACAAGAACAACAACCACCTTtgtgtggggaaaaaaagagcAAAGACCGTACCTGTGCCATCGACTTAAGCTGACACTATTTTGTCTTTGATGGTGCGCAAATAGCGAAGTAGggagtttattttttgttaactaGAAGTCAAAACCAATTAATGCCCATTTTGTCTTTACACAGGTGCAGCTTATACATTACAACCATGAACTGTacacaaactacacagaagcTGCTAAGAGTCCAAATGGCTTGGTGATAGTGTCTATattcatgaaggtgagtaatgaTCATACATTCAAACACTGAAAGTGAAAGCACAGAAACTaagtattttaaacaatatttgaaTAGTGTAATTATCTAGCTATCCACTGAAAACACAGACTGACATGTTTGTTTCTCAATAAAtccaattttttaattttgttataaattaaaaattacgTAGTAacagaaaaaagcaaaaacaaaatgcaaatcaGTTTTTGCTTAGATCTTACTGTTGTACAAATGTTATTATGTTTTAAGGATacttaacaaataataataacaacaataaataacttaagaaattaaaaacaaatacaaacaaaactaGTACTTAACTTAATatgtaaatttgtgtgtgtgtgtgtgtgtgtgtgtgtgtgtgtgtgtgtgcgtgcatgtgtgtgtgtgtgtgtgtgtattatatatacacacaaatgcacTTTTAAGAGTTCTTTAATGGATGATGTTCAAGAGTAAAGCATTTATTTCTCAATATGAATTTGTACATTCATTCtctggatggagggatggatgaatAGAGAAGGATCCTGAAACAATTAGTCATGCAATTAGATGACAACAGGCAAACTAAGTTTGCATCTTTAAGTCATTCTGGAAGGACAAGGTTATAAAATAACTTTCTCCTGCTTTATTAAAGGACTTTGAGTCGACATGGCTGCAGAGATTCCCTCAGGACAAGAGTTGAAGTTAAGATAATTAACCCATCCAGTGTCATTCGCAGGCTTAGTCCTCTTTGCCCTTGTGACATGAGTCACCTCTTTTGTCTGTCCATATGGAAGATGCCTAATTCATGCTCAGTAATATACAGTGTGGGCATCAAAACCCAATTTGGACATTTTCCATATACCACAGAGAGAGTTAGAAGTCTGTGCTAAAACCATACATTAACAATATTTTGGTGaatgttcatttatatatattttacatacaactaagcaaaaaaaataatgtctTGTCAAATATGTTTTGTGGATTTGACAAATATAGCATTCGAAAATGATTTGAGAATACATTCAAACTATCAGCTCTATCTATCGAAGAAAGGCTGACAAGTTGATATAATAGTATTGACATaccatattttagtttgttttgctggtagggctgcacgataaatcgcatgcgatATGTAATGCCATCttatcagtaaagccggttctgtaatcagcggtaaatctctacACATGCGTGATTTCACATGGAGCATTTGTTCAGAGCCATTGTTCACTGACAGAACACGTGCAACAACGGCTGTCTAATTAATGCTGCTCTATTTACAGCTGATTACAGAACCaactttactgacaagatgcacattaaatatataaaaataaacttgcgatttattgtgcagccctattttCTGGTGTTACTAGCTACTCAGTGGACATACTGCAAATGTGGGAAATACTCAAACAACATCCTTCACAATTTGGATGATGGGTTctgatgtggtaaaaaaaaaaaaaaaagtagggatACAGCAGTATGAAGTATAGAAGTatatttttcattcagtttttcatttcattttcaggcCTAAAActttctgttgtgagagagagtttaaaacactgcagtgtagtgatatctggttcgcgaacgaatcactcaatgtaaccggatcttcttgaaccagttcaccaaatcgtttgaaacggttagcgtctccaatacgcattaatccactaatgacttaagctgttaactttttttaatgtggctgacactccctctgagttcaaacaaaccaatatcctggagtatatttaaagaatttgccgcTGATGATTCAAAAAAGCAAAACTGCAAAattgcatttgtcatccgtcaccatGAAAGCAATTGGACTTTTGAAGATGgaataatgagtggattaagcATTTCAATTGGCAAGAGAGAAATAACATGGATGGAACGTTCTTGGCGAGGAGGATTGTGTGCATCACAGTCAGGTACAAGGGAGAAGGCTTCTTACATTAGGTAAGACATAAAGTTAGTTAAACTTGTTTATCGACTTGTTAATAGCAATTTGCTGTGGAATATGTGCCGATCGGGTCCAggcgggtctgtgtcttcccggctgGGTTTGggtccagctttcaaataatTGACGGTCCGCATTGGTTCCGGAtagtacattttttacatttctcgTTTCTGCACGGGCCCGGGTCCAACTTTCAAAATAATGGACGTGTTCGGTTTGGTTCAGTGTAGCACATTTACGGGCCTCATCAGGTTCAGGTTTTTGGACCCGTGTAGACTCTAATGCAGACCATTAGTAAGGCCGCTGTATGCAGAGCAGTAAGGAAAGTGTGTCTTGCTCTCACGGTCTTTCTTATAATGTTTGTGTTTTCTGAGCACAAACCATCATCTAAAATTAAGCTGATTACTGAATGGAATGGAAGGATGCTAGATGAAAAGGTAGTTTGAGATAAATGCCGTAATCACTATCACTGTTACATTTATTTGCTCACTCTTTATATCTTACAAATACAAAAGCAACAATTATTCTTTTTCCCCTTCATCTGTTCATCATGTGCATTACTTTTGCAAGCCTTCTTGCAGTAAGATGAGTCAagtcaaatgtaatttcattacTGTAATTAAAGGAATGCAACAGTTTGGATTAGAGAACATTTAATTATCTGAAAAGAGCATTAAACTATGTGGGAAAAGCTGCTGCACTGAATGATATTTGATATGCTGATAATGATATTTAAGTCATGTAGCCTGCACTCATGAACCTTTCATGCTTTAAGCTTTACCTTGATtgaattcttttttatatatatacttcaaaaaatgttaaattaatattatttcaataatttactGTTCCGACACtttttaactttgatattataacagtgaTTAAGAATTAAAGTTACGACTCAGAAGTATGCAGACATCTTTTTGTCAggtgctgttgccatggtgaatcataATTTTGGAGCTCCATTGATCATGGCTTTTCATAGTCATAGTGCACACACTAAATTCAGAAAACCATCTCAGGGTAGGTCAGctcagagttcaagttttaacagagttggttgaacctccttactTGAAACAGGCCATGTtttgtcacaaaaacacacatatgaaGTTGAACagtaatatcacaaaaaaaattatctggTGATCTGAGATAGATTATTTTTAGTTTAGATATTTCACCTGCATGTTACAAGTCGCACTGAATAAACAGCTGGATAAAAACTGTGTCTGTCTTAATTTCAGGCTACaatgcaacaaaatgtgattattatttttttatttttttattttttttaaggggtTTGATTCTTTTTATATACACACTATATGAAGCTACGGTAGCAGAACCATTCTTGATTCTTGtcatttattattgatgttgttgttgttaactatTTAACTATGGTATTTTGGCAGAAATTATGATTACTATGGTATTTTTGTAGGGATATTTTTgacaacatttgaaaaaaaaaaaaaaaatcattttctgtaTGATTATAGAGTCATTTCTCTCAAGAGCCTATTTTTTAGGCTCTATATTATTCTATTTTAAGGTTAATTTCTCACTGACTCATTTTATAATACAAGAGCTGTGTTTGGTGCTATTCAGTTACACTATGCTGCGGTCACTGCCCTCCCCTGCAGGGATCTCACTGAGAACATTGCGACTTCTCCTATTTTCCTGCACTTTTCTTCTCTGTGACGTGAGTCACCCAAAGCCATTTTCTAAGGAACCCCATGCTGTGTTCCCTGTTATGGCATCAGACCTCCAGGAGGGACTCCCATCTGAGTTTAAATagtatgaatacaaaaaaaaaaaaaataatcaacacCATCAATGGAGGGACAAGCACAAAATGGAGGCGGCTGAAGAGAAGCCAGCCATTTTGTTTGTGATACTTGTATAAATAAAGTTACTAGCAAAGGCAGTCTTCTTAATACATTGATAGCGAGGGAGagtaaatgctattcttttttcACACACCGTGTAGTCAACCCTAATTATTTCTTGGAAGAGATAATGGCTAGCTGTAGCCTCAGGTTATATCAAAGAAAGTCTCGAAATGATGCGAATAAAACTTTTAAGCCTCAGACCTCACTGTTCACTCAATGAGGAGGTCAAAAGTGAAGTGATTTGTGGTGTAGTcataaggcatttttttttttttttatcgttcaGAATGAAAGTGTCTCAAATTAGCAAGTAAAGTGGAGTCAAAGAAAAGCACAGTAACTGTGTCTTGTTGGCTCCATTCATGCTCTTTTACTTGCTAAAAGCAGCCACAATTTCTGAAGAACTTTTCCTGGCAAACATGTCAGTGTGTCATAAGTGATTCTATCAGGTGTCATTTAATTACAGAACACGGTTCAGGTTCATCCTGATGCATTTGAGTGCATTAAAAACCGTTTCGGCACCTTAATGGATCAAGTAAATTGCAAAAGATGTTACGCTAGCACCTCTTTTACTATATTACTGCAATTACTGGGAGATTCACTTCCCGAGATGTTGGTTtggttcttttctcttttttgtcaGATATATTTGTCTTTCTTTTAGAAATAAAGTTGTCACTAATAATCTGCTTCTTTTTATTTTCCCCTCAACCCTCTTTCTCCCTCACTActcctcttttctctttttccccCTCCTGTCTTATCACTCTGTCCTTCTCATCCATTTTCACTGTTCTGCCTTTCCTCCCATCACATCTGTTCCATTTCAGATATCCGAGACTTCAAATTCATTTCTGAATCGGATGTTGAACAGAGACACCATCACAAGAATAACATATAAGAGTAAGTGGAAAAAATATGGTATTGTTGACCATTTGACACAAAATCCTATTCTGTTTTCAAATGCTATCGAAAGTACTGACATTTTGCAAGTGATTAAATTATATCAGTTTGTTCAGACAGTATAGTCAATATCAGGTGTATCTTCATCAGATGCTAGAGAAATGATATAAGCATCACCGTGAGATTTGAGGGTAGCTGTCGGTAAGGAAAACTGGAGATTTTGCTCTGCTTATGTTTATCATGACATCTCAAGGTGATGCTGACTCATGAGGCGCATGAGAAAATAAATGATGGAGGGATGTTATGCATTGATATTTCCAGAACCACTGACTCATTTACTATTCACTATGTAGTGAATATCACATAGGCAGGATTGAGGTGAATAGAGTGCATTAAGACACAATATTGTGCAGTAAGAGGTTACATATGTCAAATCGTTACTTGAAATCAGATCTGATTATATTCAGATTTTCAACCACACAGAAtatcattcaaaggtttggagtccgtaagcctgcatttatttggaaaaaaaaagcaaaaaaaaaaaaaaagtgactatacattttaaaatattaaaatatcaaattcagACACacgcccaaaaaaaaaaaaaaaaaaacacttttgctgcctTTATGAACATAAGAATAGAAGCATAATTTCCAGAGTCCTTTAAAGCAATATTAAATGTGTTCTGAGTCAAAATTTTAGTGattaaaaaaacaagtaaataaaataatgtatcaaaaaaaaaaaagtattctcaatGGCTGGGGGCGTGTCTGCTGTCAGcactgaaaccacgcccactcaCAGAGAACCTGCCATACTTTACATTACTTCTAACTTAAGCTTTTTACTTCTGAAGATTGTATTAAGGCttcaaaatacatcaaaaatCATTTGGGaagataaacaaaaaatgtaagaATAATGTAGcttgttggtcacagagcttattttctgcaattatTCAAAacgacgtgacattcagccaagtatggtgacccatactcagaatttgtgctctgcatttaacccatccaaagtgaacacacaccgtgaacacacacccggagcagtgggcagccagtgGAAAGATccaactggatttttttttttgagttaaccAGGGTAGGGTGTGACATGCTGCTCGAAGCATTAAGTTAGTCATGACAATATGTGTTATCAGTTTTATGCTCTTCAGCTGCAGCACATTGTGAAATAATGTCCAGAGGAACCCTTCTGAAAGGCTGTTTTGTAATGGACTGTGTTGTGTTACACACTAATTCTGCAATGCATGCCAACGTTTCATgctatttattaattaacatcagCAGTTTGAAGGCACAAGACTTGTCTAAGTAAAGTCAAAGGTGTCAAGAAGCAAATGTATTCAGCCTTGAGAACTCAGACCACTATCTAGTTTGGGAATATTTCATGGCCGAAGCTGACATGCAGTGTAGTGGAAATGTTCCGTCGCATTATCCTTTAACTCACCAGAGGGACTTTTGAATAAAGGCCTTCATAATTGAATTAATAGGGGTGGAGAAAGAGCGGATGAATAGATAAAATGTTCTGATCCCaggtgactggtgcatgtcagaAAGAtacccccaccacacacacacacacacacacacacacacatacacacacaacctGCCTCTCCGGCCTCCGGCTCGATCTGTTCTCGCTTGAGTCTTTGGAAATGCACTACTACCAGCCCTAGCTGTAGCAGCAGTGGAATTAGTGCATGTATTTTTCAAACGTATCCCCCTCCTCCACAGCCAAAAGGAATTATTTATGCCACAAAGGCTATCAAAGTTCTGCGCGATGCTGCCAGTGGAATGGCAAGCATGTGGGGAAATAGAGATAGAGTGGTAATCAATGGGATAGAGGGAGAATAACGAACTATTTCCCCTGGCTGGCGTGAGTCGGAACCTATTACTTGTCTGTTGTCAGTGGAAGGTGGGTTCAATATTGCTGTTCCTCATAAATTCGGAGCAGCATTATCTCATGTCGGCCTgctattgtgaagtgaaaataaCATGTGCTGTCACCCCTTGTCCAACAAATCAAAGGCAATGCATAAATACTGAAAAGAACTAGCAAGATAAAGAattgttgctttttattttgcttttgttgTTTGGACATCCTTTCAAGACATTCCATTGTTACTTATATATTGAGTTTTGACTTTGGATGAAGACTTGGCCAGAAAGTTCACTATTTTGATTTCTAAAATGACATTCAAGTTTGTGAATTGGCTCTCTAGATTGGTTTTAATTGATAAGCAACaacattttttatctttttctttctttattttgtgtAGATGATGCATACCTGCTCTCTGGGCTAAACATTGAGGAGGTTTATCCAGAGACGGCAAGTTTTATCACTTATGAAGGGTCTATGACCATCCCACCGTGCTACGAGACCGCGACGTGGATTCTGATGAACAAGCCAATTTACGTCACAAAGATGCAGGTAAAACAAAGTTCATTGTTTAAAATCGATGAGTTTTATATGCTATGTTTTCAGGAAGTTTTTGTTAAATTCATTTACAAAATGATTTCATGTAAACTACTTGACTGAGCTTAAAATTTTACGCTGCCATCATTGCAACAGTTCCCTATTTagattatgtaatttttttggtAGTAGTATACAGTAATGACGTTTAAAGAACTTACAATTCTACGACTATCGATCTACTACTGCAGAACAAAGGAAATAATGCCACAGAGACTTGAAGATGGCATGAAACATGACAAGAGTACCTGATCATTTTAAGTGAATGAACAAACTCGACCAGACATCATTAGACAACAACAGAGAAAATAAAGCTGGCAAACAGTCACACAATGCAACCATATTAATTATTCACGGCtagtgcatgctgggaagggAGGAACTGAGACCAGACAATAAAACCCTtttcagtataaaataaataaataaatgcattaatatgtcATCAGCTCTGTTTGAGGACTTAAAAAACAACAGGTTATTATAATAGAAAAGCTGCATCAAGATGCATTAGTTGAGTTATTGCATGTTGTCAGAACGTCAGAACagcaagtaaacaaacaaatagaaTAATCTAGTAAGTCTTTCAGCGTTATTTACCCTATCCAAGAATCAATTTTTATGGATTCAGCTAACAGCATGCTTCTTAGAGGCAGAATGTGTCAGTTTTGACCCTGCAGATACACTGTTTTGATGACATGTAATAAGATCTGTTCTTGAATGACAGTCTCACGTAGCTCCCCAGACGCTTTCTGATGCGGGTCTGTTAGGATTGGATTGACTGTGCAATAATTGCCTGACCTGCCATCAGAGGGTCGATAAAAAACGTCTGCTCCATCTGGTgtcttccttacagatgcactcCATGCGACTGCTAAGTCAGAACCAGCCCTCGCAGATATTCCTCAGCATGAGTGACAACGTGCGCCCGGTACAGCCTCTGAACAACCGCTGTATCCGCACCAACATCAACTTCAGCATGCAGGGCAAGGACTGCCCCAACAACAGGGCACAGAAGTTGCAGTACCGAGGTCAGTGCTTCTTCTTGTGATCTCTCAACCCCCTTTGAATTAGAGACTAAACCACCCCATGAAGTGTTTCTACAGCTTTCATCATTTATTTCTCCAAAACAACTCTGTCCTCAAGACGGAATGTCATTGTTGGTCATAATGAACAGGTTCGCTGAAGTTACTGAGTAGAAGTTACAGTTTAGTTTCCGGGGAAAATATTGCAAATGTGCATTTGTAATAATAAACTTTTACTTTATTCGCCTCACGTTACACATGTTTGACATTTTGAAGTGTTTGGCAATGTGTAAAGTCAATAGCTTAGAACACcttcattaaacatttatgagGCTCCATGACCGTTAGTAGGCTGGCTAGGTAGATTTCTAATATGTGATGTTGTACTGTTATACAACATGCAAAAGTACaagcacatgcatacacacacacacacacaagcaatttgTAAATATTAGATGAGTGAAATGAATTATGCAGTAGTTTATGAGCAAATATTTATTCTCAAAACAACCGTATAATTACCCGTTTCCTTAAATGTGTCATGTATACAAAGAAGCGATTTAATGTACAAAATAAACTCGCTGGTTATTCCATCATCCTGTTAAAAGTCTTTGCATAATTACTGGTAATCTCCTCTTGACCATGCATCATTTATTGACTAAGCTTGTTTAAGAGGTTTAGGAGTCTCAGCAGCCCAGCAGCCATAGGCATCTTAAGATGTGTATGTGCTTCTACCAGAATGCATGAGATATTGTTGTGAATTGTTTCAGCATTAAAGCATCATGAACAAGGAAAATACAGCTTTTATATTGAGCATGCTCTTATCGCACAATTTCATTATGGAGAATTTGCTTGTACTCTTGATACAGCAGTGAAGTGATGAATCAGAGTCGTGCCGCACTTGTTTGAGATGTTGGATTTACCACCCCAGTGGGTAAATGAGCGCCACCGAAAAGGTTCCTTCCTTTTATTACATTTGCGCTGTTAAAAGATGTAAATATCTTGGAGGAGAAGGAGCAGATAGAAGCATTTAATTAGTGTTGGTTAAGCAACTGGGGTCATGTATCTTAACCAAGGAGACACATTCTTTTGTAGCTAGCACAGCGAGTTGTCTGCAGGCTAATTGAATGTTAAATTCTAGCTTGAGGTAGTGATATTGAGTGCAAGAGAAAAATGTAATTCTGGGAAACTGCGCAATGAACATGAACACAATGTTACAGAGTCTTTTGTAACAGCAGCTAGagctagaaaaagaaaaaaaaaagagtccagtATTGATGATTTTCAAACACAGTATATTAGTGTATATAGTACTAGTTTGCAAATGCATCAGAGTAAACTGCTAAGAGAAAACTGCACAATCCAAATTGTCCAAAACATGAGACATGCTTTGTATTAATAACTTCAAACTCATAAAAACTCATACTGAATTTAAACGCAACAGTCAGGTGCTGTTCGAGTTTTTCTTAGTCGCTTTGGTATATTTCTCAAATAATCCTTAACATCTGCAAACCATTAAGTTCAACAATTTGGGCAGAGAGCACCACACAATGGATCATTTTTATTTCACCCCTCAGAAGCATTAATGTCAATGGACACATCAccgccatcagaatgacaagtccctAACAAGACACAAGATTGTCAAATGCTTAGCCACGTTGTCGGTAGCATCACAATGATTGAGaaatgcacagtgctgcactttTGCTGTATGTCAATTTCAGCAGAAcagatttacacattactgtatgtgataCTGATTTCAATATTGCAAGAGACTGGACAGTTACTCTTTTATTGGTGGTCTGACAACAATTTATAGTAGAACATCATGGTGATATAAAGCAAAAGACACTtgttatgcatgtgtgtttgtgtagacacacacagactgtatatatgtatacattgcatgtttgtgtgttacAGTAGTCTCCATAAAGTATACTGCATTTACTGACTTTGATGGTGTGTCTACACACATTTGAAAGATTGAGGACACCGTTTTTCTCCCAACATTTGGCTGTACCTCTTGACCTCCGTATTCCATTGTAAGTTCATGATTGAAAACATTGTCCAAACATCCTTGGCCTCTTCTACCTCTTTCTCAGTTTTGCCTCGCTACCATTCCATCACACAACTTTATGCCTCTTCTTCTTAACTGTTGACCTTGTTGGTTTTCTTGTTGTTCTTTGTGTCCACTGTTATAAATGACCAGGTTCGTTGTGTTGTGCTCGATCTATATGTGTTTAATAACTGAATGTTTGTGAGATCTGTTTTAGAGAGCTGCTTGATTACTGGTTGATCTAACATTTTATATTTCCCATTGTTGAGAAAAGTTATTTTGACATAATATCGGGACATTTTATATAGT
This portion of the Carassius gibelio isolate Cgi1373 ecotype wild population from Czech Republic chromosome A12, carGib1.2-hapl.c, whole genome shotgun sequence genome encodes:
- the ca10a gene encoding carbonic anhydrase-related protein 10a; translation: MDIIWEIFIILQANLIVCTSAQPNPPKIHEGWWAYKEVVQGSFVPVPSFWGLVNSAWNLCSVGKRQSPVNIETSHMIFDPFLTPLRLNTGGRKVGGTMYNTGRHVSLRLDKEHLVNISGGPMTYSHRLEEIRLHFGSEDGQGSEHLLNGQAFSGEVQLIHYNHELYTNYTEAAKSPNGLVIVSIFMKISETSNSFLNRMLNRDTITRITYKNDAYLLSGLNIEEVYPETASFITYEGSMTIPPCYETATWILMNKPIYVTKMQMHSMRLLSQNQPSQIFLSMSDNVRPVQPLNNRCIRTNINFSMQGKDCPNNRAQKLQYRVNEWLLK